From the Candidatus Peregrinibacteria bacterium genome, one window contains:
- a CDS encoding S-layer homology domain-containing protein, whose amino-acid sequence MNRIMNLLNRFVASVAGLSVALSAVLVAVPTASAGTPHFTDISGHWAESYITDLAEQDIISTTNADGSSKTMFYPNNSLTRAELTKLALEAFYGDSVSDLADAFADPANPSFSDVPSDAWYFDYVEVAKGLDIVQGFADGTFGPNSPITRSAALKVILLTGEIETMLTPATPFTDVSSGDWFYEYVTTAYNHCIVNGTSSTMFTPNGNVTRAESAKIISNSIMVANGEDICNMTGDDDDTTTGDDDDTTTGDDDDTTSTVSDSVLEVSLSSENPKGTSIPQTGSNIPFLALDLTNTGDEAVEATGFVISHGGLGDENDVDNVKIFDDVEQRGSDRSFTKDGEIAPLNLSSEPIEIAAGSTKTIVVAGDMLANTAGGEHNFFIAGSSDIIAVGAETGGSVEVTGDFPIRGNDMRVANVSTGSLTFTFQSVADTTVEVGQSEVELARMKVEAGSAEDVLLQALTLQLDGIDDGDIGNLYVEFQGQRISDIVPFAKGEKATFKFTDNDDHGWIMKEGDNRTIRVKGDILAGVSSTVTASFDSIASDVVAKGLTYGFGVTLTDAGTSDSIAIQGGDITFSVNSSTRDVAPDTDAVEFGILTIENLGEAIEIKKNFALKLEIDETAGNTTDFDTITNVRLVNLETGTTFMGPEDPTAGDVGAAGAGNGVDTTDIPFSDEVVVETGEKLQLSIQADVSSDAHANDKYRFFADMSTLTIKGVESNKGNAEFSIKPSSNPSTKAYTISEPSLTFAAKALSDDTFVSDAEDVVIWSGTVRANNVEDLYIRRIGFVDNGGTATTSDVDDFSFWKKEGNTLTPIETRTDPSSSMDVVFSSLDENGGINGLLVPAGDEFDILLTANISSNPTAPHTIIQDLDVDSVSVEDENGDDATVTNGADIPSGATFTLADNGSLTVTLDNNKTSAAIWPAGSTGITAGVFQFDATDEPIEVADLTVDIVGVNTADPNDYSSAEAQADVANDANAVDKVSLFYYDDGTAVKNTNGSPVSRSVSSGVVYFDGLDLVIDDGDSTLIEVRADLRGMDDQASNQTARSGMAFQVQLDLDVANDAATIRGADSGQELAGANITVENDADLVTGDADDTTNTADAVYVFNNKVIATETASQPSASLSTGIKKELLKFTLDSTGDTSDEPFLTSVLVTIAGTGSACLSTSGVCAANDGVLYLYNGKNELIAVTDAIVGGTGAVTLTVGDPNTSGATLTTSLVDGAGTSCAGDGSEQCYDEILSTGETYTVKADMYTDGDADALSATIEVNASTPGVDDITWKDGGSTGLDGLNVQWIDLGETSSVTQITNTLKN is encoded by the coding sequence TTGAACAGAATTATGAATCTGCTCAATCGCTTTGTTGCGAGTGTAGCCGGTCTTTCTGTGGCACTCAGCGCCGTTTTGGTTGCTGTGCCAACAGCAAGTGCAGGCACTCCGCACTTTACCGATATCTCCGGTCACTGGGCCGAGAGTTATATTACTGACCTTGCAGAGCAAGACATTATCAGCACCACAAATGCTGATGGCTCTTCCAAGACTATGTTCTATCCGAACAACTCTCTTACACGAGCAGAGCTTACCAAGCTTGCTCTTGAGGCGTTCTATGGTGACTCTGTATCCGATCTTGCGGATGCGTTTGCCGACCCTGCAAATCCTTCTTTTAGCGACGTTCCTTCGGACGCGTGGTACTTCGACTATGTTGAGGTGGCAAAAGGATTGGATATTGTACAGGGATTTGCTGACGGAACATTTGGACCAAACAGTCCAATCACTCGTTCCGCGGCTCTCAAGGTTATCCTTCTTACAGGAGAAATTGAGACTATGCTTACTCCTGCGACACCTTTCACCGACGTTTCGAGCGGCGACTGGTTCTATGAGTATGTTACAACCGCTTACAATCACTGTATTGTGAACGGAACTTCTTCTACAATGTTTACTCCAAACGGAAATGTAACCCGTGCAGAGTCTGCAAAAATCATCAGCAATTCAATCATGGTTGCTAATGGAGAAGACATTTGTAACATGACTGGTGACGACGATGACACCACTACTGGTGACGACGATGACACCACTACTGGTGACGACGATGACACCACTTCAACTGTTTCTGACTCAGTTCTTGAGGTTTCGCTTTCAAGCGAGAATCCAAAAGGAACTTCCATTCCACAGACTGGATCTAACATTCCTTTCCTCGCTCTTGATCTTACCAACACAGGTGACGAGGCAGTAGAGGCAACCGGATTTGTTATTTCTCATGGAGGTCTTGGTGATGAGAACGACGTTGATAACGTTAAAATCTTTGACGATGTTGAACAGCGTGGTTCTGACCGATCTTTCACGAAAGATGGAGAAATTGCGCCGCTCAACCTTTCGAGCGAGCCAATTGAGATTGCCGCAGGTTCCACCAAAACCATAGTGGTTGCTGGTGATATGTTGGCAAATACTGCTGGTGGTGAGCATAATTTCTTCATTGCAGGATCATCTGATATCATTGCCGTTGGTGCGGAGACTGGTGGATCAGTAGAAGTAACGGGTGACTTTCCTATTCGAGGAAACGACATGCGCGTTGCAAATGTTTCAACTGGTTCCCTTACATTTACTTTCCAGAGCGTTGCCGATACTACGGTAGAAGTGGGACAGAGCGAAGTAGAACTTGCTCGAATGAAGGTTGAGGCTGGTTCTGCGGAAGATGTTCTTCTTCAGGCACTTACTCTTCAGCTTGACGGAATTGACGATGGCGATATTGGAAATCTCTATGTAGAATTCCAAGGTCAGCGTATTTCCGACATTGTTCCATTCGCAAAAGGCGAAAAAGCAACGTTTAAGTTTACCGATAACGATGATCACGGATGGATTATGAAAGAAGGAGACAACCGTACTATTCGTGTCAAGGGAGACATCCTTGCTGGAGTAAGTAGCACTGTTACGGCAAGCTTCGACAGCATTGCTTCCGACGTGGTAGCAAAAGGACTTACCTACGGATTTGGAGTAACACTTACCGATGCAGGAACAAGCGATTCTATTGCTATTCAGGGAGGTGACATTACTTTCTCTGTGAATTCTTCTACACGAGACGTTGCGCCAGATACCGATGCTGTTGAGTTTGGTATTTTGACCATCGAAAATCTTGGTGAAGCGATTGAAATTAAGAAAAATTTTGCGCTTAAATTAGAAATTGATGAGACTGCTGGAAATACTACAGATTTCGACACCATTACGAATGTTCGTTTGGTAAACCTCGAAACAGGAACCACCTTCATGGGACCAGAAGATCCAACAGCTGGTGATGTTGGAGCTGCAGGTGCAGGAAATGGTGTTGATACTACTGATATTCCATTTAGCGATGAAGTAGTTGTTGAAACCGGAGAAAAACTCCAACTCTCCATTCAGGCAGACGTGAGTTCAGATGCTCATGCAAACGACAAATATCGCTTCTTTGCCGATATGTCTACCCTTACTATTAAGGGAGTTGAATCGAACAAGGGAAATGCTGAGTTTAGTATTAAGCCAAGTTCCAATCCTTCAACAAAGGCATATACTATTTCTGAGCCAAGCTTGACCTTTGCGGCAAAAGCCCTTTCAGATGATACATTTGTTTCTGATGCAGAAGATGTTGTTATCTGGTCGGGAACGGTTCGAGCAAACAATGTAGAAGACCTCTACATTCGCCGAATCGGCTTTGTGGATAATGGTGGTACTGCAACAACGAGTGATGTGGATGACTTTTCTTTCTGGAAAAAAGAAGGAAACACCCTTACTCCAATTGAAACGCGTACAGATCCATCATCATCAATGGATGTTGTATTCTCAAGCCTTGATGAAAATGGAGGAATAAATGGACTTCTTGTTCCAGCAGGAGATGAGTTCGATATTTTGCTTACCGCAAATATTTCGTCTAATCCAACTGCACCTCACACAATCATTCAAGATCTTGATGTGGACTCGGTAAGTGTAGAGGATGAAAATGGTGATGATGCTACCGTAACTAACGGTGCAGACATCCCTTCTGGAGCAACCTTCACTCTTGCTGATAATGGATCTCTTACTGTAACTCTTGATAACAACAAAACTTCTGCCGCAATCTGGCCAGCAGGTTCAACCGGTATTACCGCAGGTGTCTTTCAGTTTGACGCTACTGATGAGCCTATTGAAGTAGCAGACCTTACGGTAGATATCGTAGGAGTTAATACGGCTGATCCAAATGATTACTCTTCTGCAGAAGCTCAGGCAGACGTTGCTAACGATGCAAACGCTGTTGATAAAGTTTCTCTCTTCTACTACGACGATGGAACCGCAGTAAAAAATACAAACGGAAGTCCAGTAAGTCGAAGTGTAAGCAGTGGAGTTGTGTACTTTGATGGACTTGACCTCGTTATCGACGATGGAGATAGCACCCTCATTGAGGTTCGTGCCGATCTCCGTGGAATGGATGACCAAGCTTCAAATCAAACTGCTCGTTCTGGTATGGCATTCCAAGTACAACTCGACCTCGACGTTGCCAATGATGCCGCAACTATCCGTGGAGCAGATTCTGGTCAAGAGCTTGCTGGTGCAAACATTACCGTTGAGAACGACGCCGATCTCGTTACCGGTGATGCAGATGACACAACAAATACCGCTGATGCTGTTTATGTCTTCAATAACAAAGTTATTGCAACGGAAACCGCTTCTCAGCCTTCTGCAAGCCTCTCAACAGGAATTAAAAAAGAGCTTTTGAAGTTCACTCTTGATAGCACGGGTGACACAAGTGACGAGCCATTCCTCACAAGTGTTCTCGTAACTATTGCGGGAACGGGTAGCGCATGTTTGTCGACATCTGGTGTTTGTGCAGCAAATGATGGTGTTCTTTACCTCTACAACGGAAAGAACGAGCTCATTGCGGTTACTGATGCTATCGTTGGTGGAACAGGAGCTGTAACACTTACTGTTGGAGATCCAAACACGAGTGGAGCAACGCTGACAACCTCTCTCGTAGACGGAGCCGGTACTTCATGTGCTGGTGATGGATCTGAACAGTGCTACGATGAAATCTTGAGCACTGGTGAGACCTATACTGTCAAGGCTGATATGTATACCGATGGTGATGCTGACGCTCTTTCTGCAACTATTGAAGTAAATGCTTCTACACCAGGAGTTGATGATATTACCTGGAAAGATGGTGGTTCAACCGGTCTTGATGGACTTAATGTTCAGTGGATTGACTTGGGCGAAACCAGCTCTGTTACACAGATCACGAAC
- a CDS encoding cysteine--tRNA ligase produces the protein MSLTLLNTLGRKKEEFIPLHSGRVSLYTCGPTVYNYAHIGNFRAYLAADTLRRWLLFGKQYAVNWVLNITDVDDKTIRDSRATHPEMPPREALTAFTRLYEEAFFEDMGHLGIFRSDFFAIPRATDYIPEMQDLVRKIFKRGFAKEIGGSVFFDVKKWAEADSYGKLCHIDFSSLRSGTRTLADETEKDDLSDFALWKAKKEGEPAWDFDFFGTNLPGRPGWHLECSAMEKEILGLPFDIHTGGVDLVFPHHEDEVAQSSCGYNVEPTRYFLHNEHLLVEGKKMSKSLGNFFTLRDLVSRGHTAEVIRFFLVTSHYRTKLNLTEEALIASANGLSGIRNILREITIGEGGEACPFVDIEPSLEKAKHNFFSAMDDDLNTPVAIATLHIFLKTISEKKCFTPDALEKLRETVGFFGNVFGVSFFPKEKVASDVIFQLAEERQRARKEKRWDDADMLRQKVLESGFEIRDRNDGFDLFSL, from the coding sequence ATGTCGCTAACTCTTTTAAATACACTCGGGAGAAAAAAAGAAGAATTCATTCCTCTTCATTCGGGGAGAGTCTCTCTCTATACTTGTGGTCCTACGGTGTATAACTATGCGCATATTGGAAATTTTCGGGCATACCTTGCGGCAGATACCTTGCGCCGATGGCTTCTTTTTGGAAAGCAGTATGCAGTGAATTGGGTACTCAATATTACCGATGTCGATGACAAAACCATTCGCGATTCCCGTGCCACGCACCCTGAAATGCCACCTCGTGAAGCACTTACTGCTTTTACAAGGCTTTATGAAGAAGCATTCTTTGAAGATATGGGGCACCTTGGCATTTTTCGCTCTGATTTTTTCGCTATTCCACGAGCAACAGACTACATTCCTGAAATGCAAGATTTAGTTCGGAAAATTTTTAAGCGCGGATTTGCAAAGGAAATAGGGGGATCTGTTTTTTTTGATGTTAAAAAGTGGGCAGAAGCCGATTCTTACGGAAAGCTTTGTCACATTGATTTTTCCTCGCTTCGGTCTGGAACAAGAACTCTTGCAGACGAAACAGAAAAAGATGACCTCTCTGATTTTGCTCTCTGGAAGGCAAAAAAAGAGGGGGAGCCAGCGTGGGACTTTGATTTTTTTGGAACAAATCTTCCAGGGCGCCCCGGATGGCACCTTGAGTGTAGTGCTATGGAAAAGGAGATTCTTGGTCTTCCGTTCGACATTCACACCGGTGGAGTTGACCTTGTTTTTCCTCATCATGAGGATGAGGTTGCACAATCTTCATGCGGATATAACGTAGAGCCTACTCGATATTTTTTACACAACGAACACTTGTTGGTGGAGGGAAAAAAAATGAGCAAATCTCTTGGAAATTTTTTCACTCTTCGCGACCTCGTAAGTCGTGGACACACAGCAGAAGTAATTCGGTTCTTTCTGGTCACAAGTCACTATCGGACAAAGCTAAATCTGACAGAAGAAGCTCTTATTGCTTCCGCGAATGGACTTTCTGGAATCCGTAATATCTTGCGAGAAATCACAATTGGCGAAGGTGGCGAAGCATGTCCGTTTGTGGACATTGAACCTTCTCTAGAAAAGGCAAAACATAACTTTTTTTCTGCCATGGATGACGACCTCAATACTCCCGTTGCCATTGCCACTCTCCATATTTTTCTCAAAACAATTTCGGAGAAAAAATGTTTCACCCCTGATGCGCTTGAAAAACTTCGGGAGACTGTTGGCTTTTTTGGAAATGTTTTTGGTGTTTCCTTCTTTCCCAAAGAAAAAGTGGCTTCCGATGTAATATTTCAACTCGCCGAAGAGCGCCAGCGTGCTCGAAAGGAAAAACGATGGGATGATGCCGATATGTTGCGCCAAAAAGTTCTTGAAAGTGGCTTTGAAATTCGTGATCGAAATGATGGGTTTGATCTCTTTTCTCTGTAA